The following are encoded together in the Triticum dicoccoides isolate Atlit2015 ecotype Zavitan chromosome 6B, WEW_v2.0, whole genome shotgun sequence genome:
- the LOC119321812 gene encoding uncharacterized protein LOC119321812 gives MSADPEAAGSSSGTSAGGPGTSAGGPGVVAPKPGPGTPEPGLRTAVVSSGTSTMQQAAAGSDPPPPNPTTLVHVAVMTMVEAPFWAQPILNFLVSRELPANEVLAQQVQHRATAYTIINREHVRRSATGVFQRCVEPEKGIAIVRDIHQCECGHHAASRSLVAKSFHHGFFWPTALDDAKELVRKYKECQHFSTKQYLPTSALKTIPIT, from the coding sequence ATGTCGGCTGACCCTGAAGCAGCCGGATCCAGCTCGGGGACTTCAGCAGGCGGCCCAGGGACTTCTGCAGGCGGCCCCGGGGTTGTAGCACccaaacccggcccggggactccaGAACCGGGCCTGAGGACCGCTGTAGTCAGCTCGGGGACTTCAACGATGCAACAAGCAGCGGCCGGCTCCGACCCGCCGCCTCCCAACCCGACCACCCTAGTACATGTTGCTGTCATGACGATGGTCGAAGCTCCGTTTTGGGcgcaacccatcctcaactttctggtgagcCGCGAGCTACCAGCCAACGAAGTCTTGGCCCAGCAGGTGCAACATCGGGCGACTGCATACACGATCATCAACAGAGAGCACGTCAGGCGTAGTGCGACTggcgtcttccagcgctgcgttgaGCCGGAGAAGGGCATCGCAATCGTCAGGGATATTCATCAatgcgaatgtggccaccatgccgcctccagaTCCCTCGTTGCCAAATCTTTccaccatggtttcttctggccgactgctttggacgacGCCAAGGAGTTGGTCCGCAAATACAAGGAGTGTCAGCATTTCAGCACCAAGCAGTACCTGCcgacttctgcactcaagaccattcccatcacCTAG